tatttttctgtacaTGGTGTGTTATCTTTAAATTGATAAAAAGATCGTGATTACCCTCAAAGCCAAAGGGCTGTCGCTGTAGTCGACAGGCTGACACAGGTAGCTGTAGTTTGACAGCCAAGACGTCACTAAAAActaaaaggaacaaaaaaaaaaaaaacacagaagttTGAAAGGGCTATCAAGTTATTGTTACATGAATATTTCCAACAGCTCTATTTATAACGTAGCTTCATTTCTTGACTTTggggaataaaagtgaaagaagGGAAACGTAAGAGACACTTTACCTCGTGGAACATGTAGACTGACAGACAAACCATAGCAAAGTTATAAACGATAAGCACAAGTTTGAGTTCGACCGGTTCCCTGTTCCGCATGAGTCTCGGTCCGAGCCAGATGATGCCGAGGTAGCAGAGGAAAATACAGGAGACGGGGACGGGGGAGTAAACGAGCAGCCATGGGTCGGTTCTTTTATCTGGAACCAACAATGGAAAGAAGAATTGTTAGCATTAAATAAACGTTGATTGATAAGGAAAAGCACTGATAGTGCACTTTAACCTGGTTGAAAAAATTACACGTGTTCGTAAAGGAGGAAAGAAAACGTAGCTGAGGCTCATGGGGCGTTCTCTTTGTAACCAGTAGATACACTGATTACATTTTCAAATTGATCCAAACAAGGTCAAGGCCACATGAATGTCAAATTTGGctttgaaatatatattttcctttAATGGTTTCCTTAATATTTGAGAAGTACTTTAATGacgttaaatgttttaaaaaacgaAGTGCCGAAACATGCAAATCCACGAATGACCACTAGAAGCTCAAAAATTGTCCCTAAAATTCCCATACACTTACTCATTTACCACCGtttataccacttaatcctgtattcagggtcatatTGTACCTGGCCTGGAATCGAttccggaccctggaggtgcaaggcaagaGTGCAACCCaccacaccaccatgccgccaatCCTCCGACAGCACCATGTTAAAATGGCCatctttacaacagaaataaatacatttacagcctgatacacaaaacatttttggtCTCCATAAATGTACGGACAACTCTACGTGAAATTTTAGGAAACTCATCAGTtaaaatgatgatgatataaagtttaaaaatgatATGAAGCCATACATAATTAGGGGCGTGGCTGATTTGAGTGACAACTGCCTGGAGGAGTTTACATATGGTGTTGTATAGATGAGGAagttcaatcaaatgcaaagtaaCAAGGTAGCCAACTTAGCATTTTAGCTACGCTGAAGCTAATTTagctagcttgtggtaactgAGGTAAGTTGATGTGTTCCAACCACGACCCAGGCTCTGTTCACTCTGCCTGtttgcccatttatggattaacctGGACCAGGCGGAGTTAGCTCCTGCCGAGATGGTGATGACCAGGGCTTCTACAGTCAAGGTTCAACCcgaaccctaaaaaaaaaaaacctgtaggtGACGTcaccagtcttttttttttttttttttttttttttagtcctgtccaattctttttccccgattttctccccaatctagtcgtggccaattactccccgtcactaggacgctcccacacacatcaaggctactacaaccactcagtcgggaggacgaaagctatcccgtgtttcctccggaCCACgtgagccgaccgcatcttttcgaactgctcgctcacgcaccgttaggggcggagtaacacactcggaggaaagcgctagccgctccttccgtgtgcgcgagctcacagacgcccctgattggctgtagagccgtgactaatgtgggagcacaagtacctctcatccctcccccctgagagagctcggccagcACACATCGGCTGAGCTGTGATTTGCGCTTGTCAGATTAATCAGCATGCAATCAGCATGCGTGAAATAAAATGCCTTAAATTATTACAAGCCATCACGAATAATCTATTAAGATTATACAGAATCTCGTTACAAATGAAACTTTCCGCCAACTCAACAAGATGCACTAAATGCTTTATCAGAAGAAGATAACGATCTAGTTGGCTCCTTACCTGAAATTCAGCAACGTGTACATTTAATTAGTCTGTATTAATACAGGTGGCACgttgatgtagtggttagcactgttgccttgcaccgccagggtcCGGATTTAATTTCGGGCCATGCTCGAATTCCGTCTCtatgtgcatgttcttcctgtgcttggtgggtttcctcctggtactccgttttcctcccacagtccaaaaacatgtaggttaggttgattggtgttaccaaattgcccgtagtttgtgaataagtgtgtgtatgtgccctgtgatggattggcaccctgtccaggatgtaccccgcctcgtgcccttagcctcctgggagaggctccaCCCCcccgaccctaaatacaggataaagtggtacagaagatgagtgagtgtattaatacatttaacCAGCAAATTAGCTAAATAACTCATGTTATAGTCGCTACTTTATCCTTTAAATCAGCACACTGGATCTTTTACTCACCTGGTGGACTagctgataaataaaaaattcaaaaagttCTAACCAGATTTGAACTGATCAGGTTTTTATCAGTgagggaaaaagagaaacagTATCGCATCAGTCATAGAATGTGAACAGAGTGAATGTTAACACACCTCCATTCTCCACAATCCACTGATGCAGCGACTCGACTCTCTGCCACGCCGAAGCCATTCCACAGCCTCAACCTGGATATTAAAACATGCAGGTTTAATAAAAGCAACTTGATGCAGGTACTAAAGTGTCAAACATGAGTCAACTCTCAAGATTCACCTAAAAGAGTTAACTCGACGATTCGTTCCATTCACAAACAACACATTACCTGTTTGTAGTGCTTTTCTCTTTAGATTCAGACACCTAGCCAGCTAATAAAATCCAAATGAGCTCTGACTCGAGCTGAGCAGACGCTGGATCACTGCTACACTGAAGCTCTGCCTTTTATGAAGCTGATCACACCTCCGTCTTCTAGCTGCATACCAACAAAAGTTCAAACAGGAGAAACCGGTTCTCAGTGAAGTGTTGAACTATCCCAgcacatgtggaaatgtctgcACTCTATCACAGACTACAAAGGTAATAAAATCTGCACTGCTGGACTATCTCTATCATTACCGAATGAGCTTAACCCCTTCTGTGCTCACTGCATCACCTTCCCTGCTGCACCGCACCGGCTGTACAATAACCACTACCTGTCTCTGTGCCTGATGTGATCAGATCCTTCAGGTTGGTCATTGCAAGGAATTCACCAGGTCCTTCAAGAAAAACACCTGCATGGGAATGCTGCAGCTCTGCCTTTAACTTCATCGTTCCAGCCGAACTCATAAAGCTCAAGCTGGATTGATCAGACCCCAAGAAAATAGACCCCAAGACGAAAATATGAGACTGCACCTTCTGTCCTCTGGGCACAGAAACTCCTCTATCCATAGCCAGGCACAGCTTAGATATAATTTTAAGTGTACTGATGACTCCACCATAATAGGTCTCATCACGGATGGGCAAGAGACAACAAACAGAGACAGCAACCTCTACCTCGACACGGGCAAAACCAAGGAGTGGAAGTGACTGCCATCTTTCTAATCACATCATCTTACTTAAAGTTAAGGGTTCAGCACAATCCATCCAGGGttcaataatgtgttggacagttcttaacccaattccagtcagtTCAGCCCTAATCCTTAGTTGTTGTCCTTGTTTGGTGCAagctcattcacatactatggACAATTCGAGgacgccaatcaacctaaccagCACGTCTTTGTtctctgggaggaaacccaccaagcatggggagaacatgcaagctccacgcacacagacccgaggcaaaatcaaacccagaccctggaggtgcaagtcgacAGCATTGTTGGTAAAAtgatataaagaaaaaacaggttTAAGTTTCATGTGTAACATCACAGTTCCAGATGACAGACAGGTTTAATGTTCATCTAAATTTTAAGTTTTAGAGATTTGTTTCGTTCTCAAACAACACTTtgaagcactttttgtaagtcgctctggataagagcgtctgccaaatgcctaaatgtaaatgtaaatgtaaatgtaaacacggTAAATGTTTAGGCAGCTTTATTCGTGGATCATTGGCCGTCTAGACATCCAATTAAACACTTTCATGTTTTATTAGTAAAGTCCAAATGACTCTGCAAGTCGGGTCGGCATTCATCCAAAAGAGTCGACTCTCAAGTGAACGACACAAAATCTGCTTTCCCTTcgttttttcaaattttttttcaaatatatttttgtcagaACTTTAGCCTCATCTGGTTCTCCAGCTCAATAAACAGGACATGTGTTAGTGAAGAGTGAGTGTCTCTGCTTAGAGATTCGATTCACCTAAAGCTCGATTCGATTCACCTGAATTGACTCTTTTTAAACACTCGACTAGTCCATAAATGAAACATGACTTCATGTTATGAAATGTTATTTCTGCCACTGTCATCTTTTCCTGTGGCTAAAACGTCAGGTGATTTATTATCTAATAGACTCCATACATACAtcaatttaacaaatttaactagacaaaagacaaaaagacaacataaagtgcacttgTTTAAATGTGCAAACAGTAACAAACACAATACAATACACTGTGTCTGTCTCTGGACCTGTAGAAAGAAAATACAGGTTTTGGGTCAGAATATCTTTACATTCCATGCATTGTTGGACTCAAAACCAGTCAACCagaaacagaacagaaacagaaaatctTCAGTCTGTCCGGATGGACAGAATTCAATAAAACCTTGTTGGGTTTCTGCTTGAAGTTAAACCAAAATGTCAAGTAGAGCTGACGtcatgagcagttatgtgccagattacatcACAGCATCTGTACGCATCACTTAACCGAGGCCAATCAACGTGAGTTTATCGTCCATACACAGAGTTTGCGGGAAACACAGAAACAACCGTAAATCACCTACAAGCCACCGAAATCctgtgaattttaacacgctgcaaacattttaagaccttacatctttatcctttgatctactttttccatttctcatctgtgattcactctccgattaccgaacagggagtgtatttgtctgaccaccaaagaaggacaacttagtgtaaacaaggcgtaagatactcaaccttacagaatgggatttctttgtattaataagttagacagagagttctgctgtacagagagacacacagacatggacgtgggcttcaaccccaaataataataataataattataataataataacaataatatcactgattacattaaagatcagcagattattttaagCGTTAATCTTTTAACTACTTTAACTCTTTAACCATCAATGACGCGTATTAACGCTAGTTCTTGATAAACTGTTAGAGGTTTAAGAGGTTATAAAGACATAATCGAGTTAGAGTTCATAAACAGATATGTGCATTACATATATGTTATGTAATAACTTTTGGGTTTTAATGCACTATACAAAGTTAAAACTCACCTTGAATTGATTTGTCTATGCTTTATCTGAAGACTTTGGACGCTGGTGTTCAGCTCTTATAATAAACACTGATAAGCTTAAAACCCTGCAGGCTGCACCtgatcgctctctctctctctctctctctctctctctcttctttacTGTTCCTCTTTGAACCAGGCTGTGTTTCTTATTCTGATCAGTCTACTGCAGTCTGAAACATCTCCAAAGTGCTGAAGCAAAATTCTAAATCTATTATAAGTTTAGTGTGAAGTGGAGAAACTTTTATTTGGAACGTTGTAAAAGAAACGCGTTTTCATACATTAAACCCTTCACAAGACCGATTCTCCCCCCTTATCTATACAATAAATACTTCTTGTAACTAGTTGTTCTtgtatttgtacattttaaactCTAATATCATTTAATAAGCACTTAGAGCATTTCTGATATTGTTAAAAATGTtcataaagcacatttaaaccaATACGTTTACCTTGTTCCCCCCACATGAGCTAAAACATGGCTAAAAATGTCTAGGTTTAAAATGTATATCTGAGATTGCgatatttctgtaaagctgctttgcattATGCAAAGTgctaaaatttacttaaaactgaTAAGTACTGAattacattatacacacacactaaacttaAATAGTTGAGTTATATTGAGTTTTATGGAACATGTACaggatggaaggagtctccagtgtcagtcagAGAAACCTTTAGAATCCTTTAGttttggtattaatataatgaaTCTAAAGCATttgaattaagaaaaaaaaaaaaaaacctgagtcATGTGACCCAGTATGTTACAGGAGACACAGCGAATAAAGGGGTTAATCTGGTTAATATCAAGCAAGTCTCCTTTATGTAACCTGTGTAACCAGGTCTTTTACTTTactccccctgagagagctcagtgtgtgtgtgtgtgtgtgtgtgtctgtgtgtgtcaatCAATAATGGATTAAAGGTTCAGTGAAACAAACCTGATTCAACCTTCAACCTAAATGCAGGAAACCAGAAAGCGTTGTGTATTTATCCTGCAGTGTGGCGACAATAGTGACTCCATCACAGCCCGCTGTCACTCATTATTAAACTACAAAACAAATCACGACATGGAGCGTTTCATTTCTTACTTCATTCATTCCTACATTATTACACTTTAACTGCTTTTTAGGAAAACTTTAGACTTTAACCATCAgtgtaaatatttatgcaaTTCTTCACTAAAACTAGCAGGTAATTATCTTTCATGCATCTTCAgaagtggaaaataaaaaaatacttaaatagaTGTGCACATAATgacttttattataaaagtgtaaaagcaaacaaacaaacaaacactttaatctCACTAATTAAACATTCAGAGCATTTCTCCTTTAAGTAAGTAATTTATGAAGTATATCAATAGCAACagttgacatactgtacatggttaaGATCATTTAAAACATGGTTTAAACATGAAACACGGATAAAAGGAGAAACGTTGCAATAGCAACATTATAATTACTTtcattattgatttaaaaaaagtttatacatttatttatttgacaatTATTTGATGACTTGACATTTTGACCGAAGAATATAAAACTAGCTTCAAGTTTACAGAACAAAGAATCGATTCTTTGATTCCGTGTTTTTATAGAATAATTGATCACGTTTCTTTATGTTCGTTCTTTTCAACTGATTTCAATTACAAAATTCATAAATCATCCGTGTTTGGGGCATTGCTTGTTCACTAAACAAATTTTAGGGAAAATGACTTGGATTCTGCAGAAATATGTTGAaagataatattaatatattaaaaagacGTAGATGTAAACTGGAACTATAAAGAAGCGAGACGTAGAATGGAGACTGATGAAATGATTCGGAAAATTGTCTTCTGACGAATCTGAATCAAGTGACGAGGAAGATAACGAGATCTTAATCAAACAGTGAGATCGAATTGAACGATGCGTCAGAATATAAGATCCAAAGTGACTTGTGTCGGAACATGAATTGGATCGTGAGGTGTGAATCAAATCTATTTGTTGAATTCCGAGTGAATCAGACCGGGAGGTCTGAATTAACTGATGAGTCCGAGTGTGAGGTCTGATTGAACTGTAAGCTTCAGCTGTTCGCTGGTTTTGAGGTGGAGAGGAAGTGGCTGAGTGAGAGCTGCTTCAGGCCGCCGTTAGCCGCACCTCCTGCTCGTTTggcttttttatcttttccagGTTCAGTAATCTGCTTTCGCTTCTTATTCTGGAACAggaagtgaataaataaataaataaataaataagttaatctTAGTTTAAGAGTGCACTAAATGTTGAAATTAATCTCCTCACTTTCCATTCCTGAATATTCTGATCATCACGGTCGTAAAGAATGAGTACAGTAAGTCCTCAACATATGAACATTCAAGTTATGAACTTTCGAAGATATGAACATGttacagctaacgacctcaaacaggcgCTACTAAATTAGAATCATGaacagagtgtagctggactgtttaaaagcagaatatcaggtctttgagggtcagaaatctggctgataagcaagtgatcaaatatttacatgacacagtaattcacaaataaattgtaaaaaaaaaaaaaagtgatttccagatttttctttttagattctgtctctcacagtggaaatgcacctatgctgaaaatcgtagaccctccatgatttataactaagagaacttgcaaaatcacagggtgatcaaatacttattgacctcactgtatatactttGTAATATATAAACACTGTAATATAAATAGTGATATAAATAGATATATTATGATACATCTATATGTTTAAATACATCTCTCACCTGTGTGTCCTTCAGCGACCTTGTGGATTCGTAATAAAGCTTCATGATCTATAAAGACACACATACAGCaatgtttacatgtttacacacacacactcacacacacacactcgcacacacacacacactcgcacacctTTTTAACCCCGGTGGACACGGCGGCCTCCTGCagagctgattggtcgagccAGCAGATCTTCTGTTCGCTCTGTGTCtctaaacactcacacacactcccgcTGTAGACTACATAGGTTTGGTGAATGTGGGAGAAGATGTGCACCACCTACATGcgaaaacacacatacacacacactttcttctttagcatttaaataaattattatacccttaagtgtcctttttttttataatatattcataaaACGCACTAAAGATTGTGTTGTAAAATTACGTCATCGTCATCATCCGAAACCTTCCTCACGGTACTCACTTCTCCCACGTACTGAAAGGACTCCGGAGCACTTCCCACAATCCTTAGCACCTCAGCGCTTAGCAGGTCCCTGTGCTTCTTCTCAGACACGCCCTGCTCCAAGAGCATGCTGGGTAACTCCCACATTCCCGCCAGGAGCCCTGGAGATCATCGTCGTCGTCATCATTGTGGATCAAACCCATAATGTTTAGATgagcattaaataaataaacaggtgTATGATGTCGTACCTTTACTGGGCCTCTGTGTGAGCAGGTAGAGAGTCTCGCCGTCGGCGTCACGCTGCCTCCGCAGCACGCAGACCAGCGTCCGCTCCACACGAGGCGCCTTCTTCACAGGCTTACGGGGGAAATTCTGCACCCCGAGCTCGGTGTCCCAGTCCTCCGACAAGCACAGATTACAGCCTCCAGCACTCGctgcatctcacacacacacacacacacggcaacATACAACAGGTGCTAGAGTATAGCTCTACCCTAAATACTCTCCACCCTTCATACTATACATCAATACTACATACAACTAGTCCTGTTCTGATGTCGTCATTTAATTA
This region of Clarias gariepinus isolate MV-2021 ecotype Netherlands chromosome 9, CGAR_prim_01v2, whole genome shotgun sequence genomic DNA includes:
- the mutyh gene encoding adenine DNA glycosylase isoform X4; translated protein: MLQQTQVATVINYYNRWMKKWPTVQKLAAASLEEVNQMWSGLGYYSRGRRLHEGAQKVVRDLGGEMPKSAEKLLKQLPGVGRYTAGAVSSIAQGQVTGVVDGNVTRVLCRVRAIGADSSSAPVTDTLWKLADTLVDPERPGDFNQALMELGATVCTPKTPQCSQCPVHTQCHAYSKVRSQQDRDSLRLLGKVDSTANGSVPDIENCNAASAGGCNLCLSEDWDTELGVQNFPRKPVKKAPRVERTLVCVLRRQRDADGETLYLLTQRPSKGLLAGMWELPSMLLEQGVSEKKHRDLLSAEVLRIVGSAPESFQYVGEVVHIFSHIHQTYVVYSGSVCECLETQSEQKICWLDQSALQEAAVSTGVKKIMKLYYESTRSLKDTQNKKRKQITEPGKDKKAKRAGGAANGGLKQLSLSHFLSTSKPANS